TATGCGAAATGACTCCCCGGAAATAGTCGAGTGGGAACTACGTGCGAGCAAGCAGTGGTTGGAAGACAAATTGGGAACCGCAGTCACCTCCTTCGCCTTTCCCAATGGCGAGGTGCCCCATAAATCTCGCGAGGTGCTGATTGCTACTGGATATCATCAAGCGGTTACTATGCAGTGGAACACGATCCAGCACAATACCGACCCCCTATTTATGCCTCGACAGATCATGGATCATTACGACTCACTTAAGGATGTAAGAGATAAACTTAACGGCAAGCGCGACTATATGCGATTCGTTCAGATGATCTCGTCTTATCACCGAAGAAAAATCGCCGTGTGAGGATTTTGGTTGACACGCTACCGAGGTGGAGCGGTGGAATTCTCGCCCATTTAAGGGGCGTATTTGGAGCAGATCATCTGCCGGACGACGTCGAAGTATTTCTGATAGGAACATCACGTTTACGTGACGCTATCGGAACCATTGATAGTCACGTTGTATTTGTCACTTTAGATGAAATGCCAGAGAGTCCGATTAGAATGCGTTTATGGCGTGAACACCGACTGCCGGATATATTCAGGCGCATGCAACCGGATATCCATTTCGGAGTGCAGGGAAATCTGGTCCCTTCAAGTATGCATGCGCTACGCAGTGTCATAATGTCACGTAATCTACAGCCTCATCTTTCAGTAGAACGCCGCCGACTACCGATCCTGAGCCGGGAGCGCCTGAGACTTGAATTGCTAAAGATGCTCTATCGCAAGACGTATCGTAAAGCTGACGGGATCATATTCCTATCCCAGTTTGCCAGGGAAATCTCATTGTCTGAAGGATTAGGCAATGCGGAAGCAGTGGTAATTCCCAATGGGCTATCGGATGCCATTCGCAAAGCGCCGGTCCGCGGGCATCTTACGTCTCCCGTCAGGCTTCTCTATGTCTCCGACTTTAATGAATATAAGTTCCAATGGGAGGTCGCACGTGCCGTCGATATGCTACGTCGTCGCACCAACATTGAAATTCATCTGCACCTTGTTGGCGGTAAGTCGCGGATCGGATGGCGGATTTTCGAGCGGGCGCTTACTGAATTGCGCCATCCCGACTGGATTACGGTAACGGAGCGCGTGAGCCCTGATAAGATGAATGACGTCTATCACAACGCCGATCTTTTTATTTTCGCATCCTCTGTTGAGACTTTTGGAAACGCTCTAATCGAGGCTATGGCAGCAGGACTTCCAATTGCTTGCAGCGATAAGCGTCCAATGTCCGATATCCTCGGCTCAGGAGGCGCATACTTTAATCCTGAAAATGCCGCTTCCATTGCCGATGCTGTTGAGCCGCTGCTCCTAAATGACGATGTCCGTTTTGCAAATGCCACAAGCGCCTACGAAAGGGCATTGTCATACACGTGGAAGAGGACTGCCGACCAAACCTTCGCTTTCCTGCGTAAGATCGCTGTTAAATGAGCACTTTGCCTGGTGGACGTAAAAGAAGGTTTATTCCCGATCTGATAATCCTGAACCAGAGCGCCGGTCAAATGGTCGCCGACCTGATTCTCGAACTCGTTCAGCGGAACAGGAAGGTCGCAATCCTAACCGGAGACCGAACATTTCTCCCCGGCATCGATCCAAAGATGGTCAACGTCTTATATGGAATCCCTTACCGGAGGGGCAATTTCCCCCTTCGGCTGAGCACATGGTTACTTTTCTCCCTGCATGCCTTCTTCTATGTATTACGTTTTCCACTTAGAATTCCGGTGATGACTTATTCCAATCCACCGTTTCTTCCCTGGATAGCATTGTTGCTTCGCTGGATGCACCGAAGCCCGTTTGCGGTATTGATTTGGGATATCTACCCCGATGTAATCGTTCAAATGGGGATTGTGAGCGCGAGCAACCCGCTAACGCGACTTTGGAAGTGGGCAAATCGCCTCGCTTATTCAAGATCGAGTGTCATATTCACCATCGGGCACAGGATGGCAGACAGGCTTGCCCGACAGATTCCGCGAGATTCATCGGTTTCGCTTCATGTAGTACAACTTTCCACAGATTTAGAGATGTTTCGCCCCTTGGCAAAGAACGAGAACCGTTTCGCTATTGCCCATGGTCTGGTAGAAAAATGTGTGATCGCCTATTCAGGCAATATGGGTATAGGTCACGACCTGGAGTCTATGATCGAGGCAGCATATCGACTTTCTGACCGCACCGATATCCAATTCTTATTCATCGGCGGCGGGCACAAATGGGAGATGATCAGCGGGCGTTTGAAGCAACAACCCGCGCCGAACGTAACGCTGCTGCCTTGGCTTGAGGTTAGTGAGACGCCCTATTCGTTTGCTTCGGCCGACATATTCCTCGTCTCGCTCGAAAGCGGGATGGAGGACCTTGCGATACCCAGCAAGACTGTCTCCGCACTTGCAGTCGGTGCTTACATTGTCGCTATAATGAATGCGGGATCGGAACTCGACGAGTGGTTCAACAAATTCCATTGTGGCGAGCGCGTCCCCCCTAAATCACCTGAAGTTCTCGAACAGACCATCAAGAGGCTGGCGGATGATAGAATTGACCTTGCTGAGGCAGGAAAACGGGCGCGGAAGGCTGCCGAGGAACTGTTCGACAGCAGACTTCGCGCCACCGAACTTGCCGGTATTCTCGATTGCAACTTATTGAATAAAATTGGAAATTGAATGAAACCTGATCGTTCTGCACGTATCCTTGTAACCGGCGGAAAGGGATTTCTTGGCTGGCATCTCTGTGAGCGGCTGAGGTTAGACGGCTATCAAAATGTTATTCCACTTTCAATCGAGGATTGTGATCTCTCTATTGCAGCGGAGGTAAATGCCTGCTTCAA
This is a stretch of genomic DNA from Calditrichota bacterium. It encodes these proteins:
- a CDS encoding glycosyltransferase family 4 protein; the encoded protein is MVDTLPRWSGGILAHLRGVFGADHLPDDVEVFLIGTSRLRDAIGTIDSHVVFVTLDEMPESPIRMRLWREHRLPDIFRRMQPDIHFGVQGNLVPSSMHALRSVIMSRNLQPHLSVERRRLPILSRERLRLELLKMLYRKTYRKADGIIFLSQFAREISLSEGLGNAEAVVIPNGLSDAIRKAPVRGHLTSPVRLLYVSDFNEYKFQWEVARAVDMLRRRTNIEIHLHLVGGKSRIGWRIFERALTELRHPDWITVTERVSPDKMNDVYHNADLFIFASSVETFGNALIEAMAAGLPIACSDKRPMSDILGSGGAYFNPENAASIADAVEPLLLNDDVRFANATSAYERALSYTWKRTADQTFAFLRKIAVK
- a CDS encoding glycosyltransferase family 4 protein — protein: MSTLPGGRKRRFIPDLIILNQSAGQMVADLILELVQRNRKVAILTGDRTFLPGIDPKMVNVLYGIPYRRGNFPLRLSTWLLFSLHAFFYVLRFPLRIPVMTYSNPPFLPWIALLLRWMHRSPFAVLIWDIYPDVIVQMGIVSASNPLTRLWKWANRLAYSRSSVIFTIGHRMADRLARQIPRDSSVSLHVVQLSTDLEMFRPLAKNENRFAIAHGLVEKCVIAYSGNMGIGHDLESMIEAAYRLSDRTDIQFLFIGGGHKWEMISGRLKQQPAPNVTLLPWLEVSETPYSFASADIFLVSLESGMEDLAIPSKTVSALAVGAYIVAIMNAGSELDEWFNKFHCGERVPPKSPEVLEQTIKRLADDRIDLAEAGKRARKAAEELFDSRLRATELAGILDCNLLNKIGN